In a single window of the Raphanus sativus cultivar WK10039 chromosome 9, ASM80110v3, whole genome shotgun sequence genome:
- the LOC108824103 gene encoding vacuole membrane protein KMS2-like yields the protein MKLLENDDHIRLIGVKEKKHLSLFKSKLASLFGGKKEVEACAGDCTGFISRCVNQIKDWLLSHSQYLNFFTILIPSTVSNPLLDLAGIIYGQFDKPFGEFFLATLIGKAIIKTHIQAEAKKTASREDDLSLNKSNSILQGSSGLAHSKNIFMGGLASS from the exons ATGAAGTTGCTTGAGAATGATGATCACATTCGGTTGATTGGagtgaaggaaaaaaaacatctttCTCTCTTCAAATCGAAATTAG CAAGTCTTTTCGGCGGCAAAAAGGAAGTGGAAGCATGTGCTGGTGACTGTACTGGATTCATATCTAGATGCGTAAATCAGATCAAAGACTGGTTATTGTCACACTCACAATACTTGAACTTCTTCACTATTCTGATTCCTTCTACG GTTTCTAACCCATTACTCGACCTTGCTGGAATCATATATGGACAATTCGATAAACCATTTGGGGAGTTTTTCCTTGCAACGTTGATTGGAAAGGCAATCATCAAAACACATATACAG GCGGAAGCGAAGAAGACAGCTTCAAGAGAAGATGACTTATCATTGAACAAAAGTAACAGTATCCTACAGGGATCTTCTGGTCTAGCACactctaaaaatatatttatgggAGGGTTGGCATCATCATGA